One segment of Streptomyces sp. NBC_01463 DNA contains the following:
- a CDS encoding VOC family protein, whose amino-acid sequence MAVELNHTIVPSRDPQASAQFLAEVLGLSVEPPAAHFTPVRLANQVSLDYDRSDDFEPHHYAFGLNQQEFDAALVRIQQAGIAHYGDPACQEAGEIYRSKRVEGRRGTYLHDLDGHLMEILTTGGAGA is encoded by the coding sequence GTGGCTGTGGAGCTGAATCACACCATCGTCCCCTCCCGTGACCCACAGGCCTCGGCGCAGTTCCTGGCCGAAGTCCTCGGCCTGAGTGTCGAACCGCCGGCGGCGCATTTCACTCCAGTCAGATTGGCCAACCAGGTCAGCCTGGACTACGACCGGTCGGACGACTTCGAACCCCACCACTACGCATTCGGGCTCAACCAGCAGGAGTTCGATGCCGCCCTGGTCCGCATCCAGCAAGCCGGGATCGCCCACTACGGCGATCCTGCATGCCAAGAGGCTGGGGAGATCTATCGCAGCAAGCGCGTCGAAGGCCGCAGGGGCACGTACCTCCACGACCTTGACGGACATCTCATGGAGATTCTCACCACGGGCGGCGCCGGGGCATAA
- a CDS encoding DUF4267 domain-containing protein, with product MSLKNVTTVLAAACTLFVVYLGLSFILAPEASTPGVGLPSWPAGDGGGFLIMKGTRELAMGLVLGILLATGHRRALGWVLLMEAVAPFGDMINVLAHHGSYSAAFGIHGLTSALIATTGLLTLRETSSARQAPAPAPAAQPV from the coding sequence ATGTCGCTGAAGAACGTCACCACCGTCCTGGCCGCGGCCTGCACCCTGTTCGTCGTCTACCTCGGACTGTCCTTCATCCTGGCCCCGGAGGCGTCCACCCCCGGCGTCGGCCTGCCGAGCTGGCCCGCCGGCGATGGCGGCGGCTTCCTCATCATGAAGGGCACCCGCGAACTGGCCATGGGTCTGGTCCTCGGCATCCTGCTGGCGACGGGCCACCGCCGCGCCCTGGGCTGGGTCCTGCTGATGGAGGCCGTCGCCCCGTTCGGTGACATGATCAACGTCTTGGCCCACCACGGCTCGTACTCGGCGGCGTTCGGCATCCACGGCCTGACCTCTGCACTGATCGCGACTACGGGCCTGTTGACCCTCCGCGAGACGAGTAGCGCTCGCCAGGCCCCTGCCCCGGCACCCGCCGCACAGCCCGTCTGA
- a CDS encoding glycoside hydrolase family 16 protein, which translates to MYRIAVFSESPGPTPGPGHRTRRRLPVTLAALALCLPLAGLMGPAGPAGLSGTAAAAEPAASAGAADADWTTMFRDDFDGASGTGLNRTDWLYDIGTSYPGGAANWGTGEIETSTDSTENVYQDGSGHMVIKPIRDASGHWTSGRVETQRTDFAAPAGGQMQLSASLKQPDPASGLGYWPAFWAMGADARPTGATNWPSIGELDIMEDVNALSQHSTTFHCGQWAGECHDPDGISSGLQACDGCQSGYHTYSVIVDRRNTAAEQLRFYLDGVQTFAVNQNEVSDATWKAAVDHGFFAIFDVAIGGSYPDKVCGCTSPSADITSGAGMSVDWFSAEVSGS; encoded by the coding sequence ATGTACAGGATCGCTGTCTTCAGTGAATCGCCAGGCCCCACCCCCGGCCCCGGACATCGCACCCGTCGACGTCTGCCGGTCACGCTCGCCGCGCTCGCACTCTGCCTGCCACTGGCCGGTCTCATGGGCCCGGCGGGCCCCGCCGGGCTCTCCGGTACCGCCGCGGCCGCAGAACCGGCCGCGAGCGCCGGTGCGGCCGACGCCGACTGGACCACCATGTTCAGGGACGACTTCGACGGCGCGAGCGGAACAGGACTCAACAGGACCGACTGGCTCTACGACATCGGCACCAGCTACCCCGGCGGCGCCGCCAACTGGGGCACCGGCGAGATCGAAACCTCCACGGACTCGACCGAGAACGTCTACCAGGACGGCTCGGGCCACATGGTGATCAAGCCCATACGGGACGCCTCCGGGCACTGGACATCCGGCCGGGTGGAAACCCAGCGCACCGACTTCGCCGCGCCGGCGGGCGGACAGATGCAGCTCAGCGCCTCCCTGAAGCAGCCCGACCCGGCGAGCGGGCTCGGCTACTGGCCGGCCTTCTGGGCCATGGGCGCCGACGCCCGGCCGACCGGCGCCACCAACTGGCCCAGCATCGGCGAGCTGGACATCATGGAGGACGTCAACGCACTCAGCCAGCACTCCACCACCTTCCACTGCGGCCAGTGGGCCGGCGAGTGCCACGATCCCGACGGGATCAGCAGCGGACTGCAGGCCTGCGACGGCTGCCAGTCCGGCTACCACACGTACTCGGTGATCGTCGACCGCCGGAACACGGCGGCCGAGCAGTTGCGGTTCTACCTGGACGGTGTGCAGACGTTCGCGGTGAACCAGAACGAGGTCTCCGACGCAACCTGGAAGGCCGCCGTCGACCACGGGTTCTTCGCCATCTTCGACGTGGCGATCGGCGGTTCGTATCCGGACAAGGTCTGCGGCTGCACATCCCCCTCGGCCGATATCACCTCCGGTGCGGGGATGAGCGTGGACTGGTTCTCGGCCGAGGTGAGCGGATCCTGA